Proteins from one Gimesia maris genomic window:
- a CDS encoding dual specificity protein phosphatase family protein, with amino-acid sequence MKMGFLLLLIAFLLVLTAWLHQDWWWLLLWPAFSFVLVSAGYFGLGPRIFNKSEEGLVPFFNQCLLLPYLLYLNGIWHLSRLLRIEPPLHQLTENLYISRRLLSRELPAEIVHVIDLTCEMSEPLELRSRGYHCFPVLDRAAPSVDTLCGWIEQTAVLEGPLLIHCAEGHGRTGLFTAALLLYTGQAASREEALRFIQSQRPLVRLSREQKQILEDFSNGH; translated from the coding sequence TTGCACCAGGACTGGTGGTGGCTGCTGCTCTGGCCCGCCTTCAGCTTCGTGCTGGTTTCGGCGGGATATTTTGGTCTGGGGCCGCGTATCTTCAATAAGTCGGAAGAGGGACTGGTTCCGTTTTTCAATCAGTGTCTGCTGTTGCCTTACCTGCTGTATCTGAATGGGATCTGGCACTTGTCGCGGCTGTTGCGAATAGAACCTCCGCTCCACCAGTTGACCGAGAATCTCTATATCAGTCGGCGTTTGTTGTCCCGCGAGCTGCCGGCGGAGATCGTACATGTCATTGATCTGACGTGCGAGATGAGTGAACCACTTGAACTGCGTTCACGCGGTTATCACTGTTTTCCGGTACTGGATCGGGCGGCTCCTTCGGTCGATACATTGTGTGGCTGGATCGAACAGACTGCGGTACTGGAGGGGCCACTGTTGATTCACTGCGCGGAAGGACATGGGCGGACTGGCTTGTTTACGGCAGCGCTGCTTCTGTATACCGGACAGGCAGCGAGCAGGGAAGAAGCACTGCGCTTTATTCAGAGTCAACGACCACTGGTGCGATTGAGTCGAGAGCAAAAACAAATCTTAGAAGATTTTTCGAATGGGCATTGA